The following coding sequences lie in one Lolium perenne isolate Kyuss_39 chromosome 2, Kyuss_2.0, whole genome shotgun sequence genomic window:
- the LOC127321091 gene encoding zinc finger BED domain-containing protein RICESLEEPER 2: protein MYNFTSYSGSTSLSRHATFCTVLTKNSLHKGFLIMRGNVKRLYLFDIEEKKLDLKYLKEEETVYPGAVFEFPCHIVDVGQPILKDEDAYVAIEHEPKRDVKRKRLKRKPQPVTSPQAALLRSSIGMFARVASSRKGVSPQANVTVHFPSPHLQRRRRPRKLKSQIWKDFSPIYEHGKVSQGRCKHCNEVFLASQSSGTNHIRRHLKNCLVRSSMHEMVAKMRASSSSPKCLALDDWHYSQEESRKHLANMIVQHGLPFSIVEYSGFVKFVKSLNPMFTMVSRTTVKDDCMESYKEQRSMLREMLKNCGARVSLTADMWTSNQRLGYLCVTCHFIDKTWKMQKRILRFCMMETPHSGFRMYNVKLKSLQYWNIEDKICSITLDNASVNGKMMEYLKENLTKKQMLACGGELLHIRCAAHVLNLIVQDGLFVMKGPIDKIRASVNYVRSSQTREQLFDDIVKQLGIICEKEPSIDVATRWNSTYLMIESSLPYMEAFDELVNQDRQVKYAPSAEDWKMAKEICSLLKVFFEATKVVSGSSYPTANRYFHEIWSVKMLLKKHAMSKNKVIASMVSKMQKKFDKYWTESYLANCIPVILDPRYKLELIEFRIKQAFGDKAGEHLEKVEMVLNSLFEEYYNKMGESFADHSGREFHVDEVAAVDNPLADWEAHLKVKKKQATSELDTYLTGDLHPPKKDFDILEWWEMHSINYPVLSCIARDVLAIQASTVASESSFSAGGRIISDHRTRLKSDTVEGLLCLQDWLNANDTKPTNKDAEEEVYLEFHQASKCHKEGRTRLRSFVPSSSPLSSPASSSSLSPSISPDQG from the exons ATGTACAACTTCACGTCGTATTCCGGTAGTACATCTTTATCTCGGCATGCCACCTTCTGCACGGTGCTCACAAAGAATAGTCTGCACAAGGGCTTTCTCATCATGCGAGGCAATGTGAAGCGCCTTTACCTCTTTGACATCGAGGAAAAGAAACTTGACCTGAAGTACCTCAAGGAAGAAGAAACAGTCTATCCAGGAGCAGTTTTTGAGTTCCCTTGCCACATTGTTGATGTTGGACAGCCCATTCTTAAAGATGAGGATGCTTATGTCGCTATTGAACATGAACCAAAGAGGGATGTGAAGAGGAAGCGTTTGAAGAGAAAACCACAGCCGGTGACATCACCTCAGGCAGCATTGCTAAGATCATCCATAGGCATGTTTGCGAGAGTGGCATCATCAAGGAAGGGAGTATCCCCTCAAGCAAATGTTACTGTGCATTTCCCGTCTCCACATCTTCAACGGAGGCGTCGACCAAGGAAGCTGAAATCACAGATTTGGAAAGATTTCAGCCCTATATATGAACATGGAAAAGTTTCTCAAGGTCGCTGCAAGCATTGCAACGAAGTGTTTCTTGCCTCTCAGAGTTCAGGGACTAACCATATTCGTAGGCATCTAAAGAATTGTCTTGTGAGGAGTAGCATGCATGAGATGGTGGCAAAAATGCGTGCTTCTTCATCATCACCAAAATGCCTTGCCTTGGATGATTGGCACTACAGTCAAGAAGAGTCCAGGAAGCACCTTGCAAACATGATAGTTCAGCATGGGTTACCATTCTCGATTGTAGAATATAGTGGCTTTGTAAAGTTTGTGAAGAGCTTGAATCCTATGTTCACCATGGTTTCAAGAACAACTGTAAAAGATGATTGCATGGAGTCGTACAAAGAGCAAAGATCAATGTTACGGGAAATGTTGAAGAATTGTGGTGCTCGAGTCTCACTAACTGCGGACATGTGGACCTCCAACCAGAGGCTAGGATATTTATGTGTGACTTGTCATTTCATTGACAAGACATGGAAGATGCAGAAAAGAATACTTAgattttgtatgatggaaacgcCACATAGTGGTTTTCGGATGTACAATGTCAAGTTAAagagtttgcagtattggaatatTGAAGATAAAATCTGCAGCATTACACTAGACAATGCATCAGTCAACGGCAAGATGATGGAGTATCTGAAAGAAAATTTGACGAAGAAACAAATGTTGGCTTGTGGAGGTGAACTTCTTCACATCCGATGTGCTGCTCATGTGCTCAATCTTATCGTGCAAGATGGTCTGTTTGTAATGAAAGGTCCCATCGATAAGATCAGAGCTAGTGTCAACTATGTGAGGAGTTCACAAACTCGAGAGCAGCTGTTTGATGACATAGTTAAGCAGTTGGGCATCATATGTGAGAAGGAACCCTCTATTGATGTTGCCACACGATGGAACTCGACATACCTTATGATCGAGTCATCTCTGCCTTACATGGAGGCATTTGACGAGTTGGTGAACCAAGATCGCCAAGTTAAGTATGCTCCTTCAGCTGAAGATTGGAAAATGGCTAAAGAGATCTGCTCACTATTGAAGGTCTTCTTCGAAGCTACAAAAGTTGTTTCAGGTTCTAGCTATCCAACGGCCAACCGTTACTTTCATGAAATATGGAGCGTTAAAATGTTGTTGAAAAAACATGCAATGAGTAAAAACAAAGTGATTGCATCCATGGTGAGCAAGATGCAAAAAAAGTTTGACAAGTACTGGACTGAGTCATACTTGGCTAACTGCATACCTGTGATCCTCGATCCAAGATACAAGTTAGAACTCATTGAATTTCGCATCAAGCAAGCATTTGGAGATAAAGCAGGAGAACACCTAGAAAAGGTGGAAATGGTTCTCAATAGTCTCTTTGAAGAGTACTACAATAAGATGGGGGAATCTTTTGCTGATCACTCAGGAAGAGAATTTCATGTTGATGAGGTTGCGGCAGTTGACAATCCATTAGCTGATTGGGAAGCCCATTTAAAAGTGAAGAAGAAACAAGCAACCAGTGAGCTCGATACATACCTGACCGGAGATCTTCACCCCCCGAAAAAAGATTTTGACATTTTGGAATGGTGGGAAATGCACAGTATAAATTACCCAGTCCTATCTTGCATTGCTCGTGATGTCCTAGCCATTCAAGCATCGACCGTTGCATCAGAGTCTTCTTTTAGTGCCGGCGGGAGAATCATTAGTGATCACAGGACCAGGCTAAAGAGCGACACGGTTGAGGGGCTGTTATGCCTCCAAGATTGGCTAAATGCTAATG ACACTAAACCAACTAATAAAGATGCTGAGGAGGAAGTATACTTG GAGTTCCACCAAGCAAGCAAGTGCCACAAAGAAGGCCGCACTCGCTTGCGCTCCTTTGTGCCCTCCTCGTCGCCGCTCTCCTCCCCGGCGTCGAGTAGCTCACTGTCTCCCTCGATCTCAC CTGATCAAGGATGA